Sequence from the Thermococcus nautili genome:
AACAACATTCCAGGCGTCGTCGAGAACGGAATCTTCGCGGACATAGCAGACCTCGTCCTCGTCGGCACGAAGGACGGGGTCAAGAGGATGGAGCGCTGAGAAAGAAGGATTCTTTACTTTTCAGCTCCATATTTCTCCCTAATGTGCTTCAGGAACTCTCCGGCGGTGAGGATGTAGAACCAATGCCTCTTGAGCTGGAACCTGAGCGTCTTTTCGTTCCTCAGCTTAACTAAGTGTGCTGTGTTCATGCTGATGAGGTAGCGAGCTTTGGAAGCGTAAACCACATTGAGGAACTTAACATCGTCGAGGTGACCTACGGCATTAACTATCCTGGGGTCACCTTCAAACTTCACGCGGGGAGAAACCTTCTTGGTGTGGTTTTGAACGAGGTTGTAAATGGCCCTGGCCTTCTCCGGCTTCCCAATAAGGAGTCCAATGACTGCAAGGGTTTCCTTCATCTCCTGCAGGGTCTCCTTGGAACCATAGTTCTGGAGTGTTGATTCCTTGAGAAGCTCAAGAATCCTAATGGCAGGACTTCGAGAAGGGTCTTTGGTCTTAAGAGCGCTGATTAGAATTGATGTGTCGAGGACAACCTTGAGCCGAGCCATTCAAATCACTCCGAGCTTTTTCAGCTTCCCCTCGATGCGGTGAAACTTCTTAAGCTCCTCTCTCGCGAGTTCAAGAAGCTCCATGGTGCTTAAGTTTGCGG
This genomic interval carries:
- a CDS encoding putative toxin-antitoxin system toxin component, PIN family, with the translated sequence MARLKVVLDTSILISALKTKDPSRSPAIRILELLKESTLQNYGSKETLQEMKETLAVIGLLIGKPEKARAIYNLVQNHTKKVSPRVKFEGDPRIVNAVGHLDDVKFLNVVYASKARYLISMNTAHLVKLRNEKTLRFQLKRHWFYILTAGEFLKHIREKYGAEK